The genome window AcagttacaatttataatttaatattaaaaattaaactttttcttcaacatttttattaaaattaacaactttatttattcatctttttaaatatttccacGTACGGCAGGTTGAATGCTCCTATGTACGACAGGTTGCACACAGATAGGAGCATCTAGACTTGTTTTATGTTGAGAAAAGCATACCtgcgttttttctttcttcaggCATTTAAAACGTTCATCTTACTATTCTAAAAATGTTCTAAAAGCagttaatcaaatttttcaattattgttttatataacaacaattaatattggctttcaatttaaaaataaattagtcgATAGAAAGGGGCTCCGAACGCAAGATGAGGGAGCGTgaataaaaacaatgttttaaataacaaattcaaaatttattcaaacctTTCGATCCTTCTTCGGACCATCCTCAGTGatacaatgtaatatataaaaacaaagcaGTCACTTACAGTCTCTTTGGAATTTATAATCTCGTCATAATGGAGTAACATTTGAGAGTGTATATTGGAGTATGCACTTCTACAAATTAAACTGTGTAataggggagggggggaggggggcggTAGGTGACTCAGTATGTAAACTATAGCCTACATACAATCCAagcttttttgaaaattcgtATACTCGTTTACAAAATGGCGAAGGTTCAAAGTCAAAATtctacgattatttttttgacccaaaaaaaaaaagaaaaaaagttctaTCAATGTCTATAAAACGGAGACGCTATGGGACATTCTTCCacgaaaaaattctgaaatatagttttaatgttATTCGATACCgatatagaaattttagaataagcGATACAATAGTTTCGcgacagaaaaaaattcccCCAAAAAAGGCTTTTTTTCTCACCCGCAACTCCGGGTGCCCCCTTAAAGCACCTTCTATCgacaaatttatgttttattacaatatcgaCATCTTtgattttccaaaaaaatacaaaaagattAAATCGCACAAACACATTtaggaataatatatttgatatatctgtatatacattaaaaatataaaaataaggaatttcttaaaatatggaatatgttaattttgtcctaatttaagatttttaattttatttacgtcaAAGATTTCTTGTACGTGATGATCAAAGAAACACAATTCTGTGCGTAGAACGCAAAAACGCTGAAGGCAAAAGTAGATTGATCGTTATCCGTAATATAGGTGCTGCAAATGAAGCTAATGTCTTTATAAATGAGAATTTCACGCTCCGTCCAggtattcattaattttatgagtTATTGAGAATAAAGTTGTActtattcataataattatctgtaattgcaattattaatcGAGCAGTCTTTCGagttataatatgatattacgtCTTGAcattgcataatttattatctcttaATAATATCtcctaaataatttatgaatgtttaaataatttttaaacatttcaagaatattggttaatttattataacttactttatattattattatttagcttatatatttatttctatatgaaaattaatttattatcccTTACTTTATGATTATCTAACTCATTAAcatactatttaattaaaacatttatttttatattgtcttATTGTTCTTCAACAAGTCTATCCTTGATCGCATGTTTGTCAATCAACgtcattatgataattaatgaatGATAAGTCTAATAAACTTTTgctctttcttttaaattaatttttttaataatattataccgCCTATTTGTAAGAACAAcaataaaatctgaaaatatttgcGGAATCGTCCACAACAGCTGTTGTGCGGTTAAGTTGTACCTGGtgaagttaatatttattattgacacGATCACCGTGTTtcaaattgctttttttactTCACGGGAACCTTCCAAAATTCGAGCGCTTCTCCGGTTTGTGGTACTTATCATTATCGTGATGATATTCATTATCATCGATGAAGTAACGGCCAGCGTGCGTTTTCTCCGTCGATTCATTCTTATACTCTTCATCGATGGAGTGATCGCCCTCCTCGTGCTTGCCGTCGTAAAATTTCGTTACATCGCCCGTATAAATATGTCCTCGTGCGGACTCGCCGCCTTTACGATAACCTTCCTCGTATGTATGCATGTAGGGCATATCAATATTGTTGTCGTCGGTTTCCTTGACGTTTTCATGAACCGCGTACTGCGGCGGATAAGAGTATCCGATCATGTCGCCGTATTTGCCTTTTAGATGATCGGGTTTATTATGATGCTGCGACATAGGCATATAAGAATCTTTGGGATCCTGGAAGAAAGGATTTTCCTTTTGCTTTTGAGGCTCTTCTTTATGAATACCGTTATGATCCTTGGACAGATTATTGTCGTTGTCGTGATAGTCGTAAGCGTTCCAGGAACTCCAATCCTGATGAGTCTCCTTATGATAGGTTTTCGTCGGCACTTCTTCCTTAATCTTTGACTTTTTTGGCTTGTGAATATGTACGAACACCGTTTTCGTGTGAATGTGATGTTTTATGATCTGCGGCACGTGAATCTTGAAATGCACGCTGTTCAGAATGGAATAATcaatgagaaatataataatagaatgataagaaaatggaaggagagaattttaaaaattcgccaataaaaagttgtacaaattacaatttacTCTTATTataggggaacgtggggtagaacggcaCCGCGGGGTACAATGGTGCAcagtcgatatctttttacagagatgACTACCgtgtcatgaaatatgttgcaattattgctattaggtgtctctttctgcgtgctgttatcagtggtcgcaatatttttagttgaaagttgttataaattatttaatgcacttgctgtgctctccgcgactgagttgtaattcttcgatatatttacataaggtaaacaatgataaaattctatttttattaccgtaaatacatttatgttttaaacgatcttttcttattaatttcatactgtgtctatgtaaatatcgattaattataattttttatatgatcaaaagtaaataaatacgttttgaggcttaatgaaatattagcccacgaaatgctgtactttttatttttatactagagaaagaaagagagtatacatagatgctgtttttcaaaattaataccaaaaattattacattaaaggatatttttccatgttttaaagagaaaaatatttactgtaacaagagaattgtttttatttattaatttatagttatcatttaaaaatcaaatctatattcttatgttctatatatcatattatagtatacaacttttaagaagttttagacatcaatgttaatgaaataaacaaattttggaGGTAGTCCATTATATCCCGCATGAAAAgcatatcacgaaaatctaggcttttactaaatcaataatctcgtctatttaaactattattttataataaatttgtgttttttcttatagtgaatattccaaagaatatttttagtaaaaaaaagattgatttatttttttttaatatgttgaaaacttgctcaatgcttacgttggccgttctacccccacgttcccctatattattgttttaatttggTGATAATAGTAGTGCTATGTAAGTCGATAGActattagtaaatataaaaattgattatccTCCAACATTCGAGAAGCgttgtaatgtaaaaaagataGATACATTCGTTAATTTGATAacgagagagaacgagaacgAGAGTGAGCGTGCACTATGATTTTCGCTACGAGAAAGCGTAAAGCTCGGTGACTACATTTATAACGCCTTTTAATGAAGCTGCGCAATCCGCCAACTTGATGAATTTAATAAcacaataattgtatatatacatatataaatacattgtgTACTCACTGCTCTTTGCCGGCATTTCCGCCGTTCAGCGCCTCGTTTGACAGTATGATAAAAAGACCGATAAAGATTTTCTGAAACACAAGTCGCGCGATTGTTACTTCTTAAGTTAttcataatacacacacacacacacacacacacacacacacacacacacgcatttgttaaattaattaacgataTTTATGCTCGTTGATCACGATCCCGTTGTACCGATATCTGCAATCTTTATACGCTGATCTAAAACGCATTTGCAAGGATTCTCACACGCATTACTTTTAATTGAATCGCTAATTATATTGTACGAGAACAGCCGTGCAGAACGCaatatatcttacaaaatttctcaatcatatttaatctatatatttatttgtgtcttgtatacatgtgtatatatatatatatatatatatatatatatatatatatatatataaaattgaactgTATAACTTTTGCACGATAATCTATATGAATAAATCACACAATCTGCACACGCGACTTTCGAGTTTCACcttgatattttatcaatttcatCATTACCATGATGTATGTTCGAATGCAGTAACGATCGCGAACTCGGTTATCGGTGATCAATCGCCGTTTGCGATTCGCCGACGATAAAATGGCCATTTATATGCAATCTTCTTTTCATCGAAAGCGAATCTCGCGGAGAAACGTGATGCAGTTCACGGCCGATGATTGCTTTCGCTATTCTTCCGGTGATATGCTTCATCTCTCGATGCGGAACTGACGTTGTTTTAGAAATTATGGGGTCGATAAACCATAAAGAGATATTGCACGGCCAAGTTCAGTGTCTCAGTGAAATCATTTCTTTTGCTCGGTAATTTATTGAAGATTATCTCTGTGATATTTCTAATacgtttttcttttgatatttttccagGAAACTAGTCTAAAGGGTCTAAAAAAACGATTAATCCAATTGAAGAGAAATCTGTACAATGACTACGTGCTTTTaagaaaatgaaacaaaaagcGGATGCAGATTGGATTACTTATAAATGCAGATGGGTTATATACAGACAGGTAATAAATATCCTtgctatgtaaaataattaaattatatttttgcatggttcagtaatttaatatttaaatttcggaTAGTGTTATCTTTACGtcaaaaacatattatttaagttaatagtgtgaataataaataaaaacactagatatctgaatatattaaacaaaatacacctacaaaagttataattatatataaatatatgtaaaaattgttatataattattacaaattaattccaCATGTTTTATTAGAGATTTTATAAAGCTAGAGAAATTGATGTATCTTGGCTGGATTATGAAATGTTCAACATCGcgcgatttaataattatttcaatataataaaaataattattacaattattactcGAATAtaacatgtacatatgtaggataaataatttaataataatacgtagttttaatataaatgtaaatcataGAATAGCGCATAAAGCAAAAATAGATATCGAAAGACTTTTAAGggataataactataaaatttaaggaatgcaatttacatataaattacgttttttttcatcgacataattattttttgtctaaataaacgaaaaatattacgttaataattaaattatatctttgcaTGGttcagtaatttaatatttaaatttcggaTAGTGTTATCTTTACGtcaaaaacatattatttaagttaatagtgtgaataataaataaaaacactaGATATctgaatattaaacaaaatacacctacaaaagttataattatatataaatatatgtaaaaattgttatataattattacaaattaattccaCATGTTTTATTAGAGATTTTATAAAGCTAGAGAAATTAATGTATCTTGGCTGGATTATGAAATGTTCGACATCGCGCGATTGTctaaataaacgaaaaatctGACGttaatttgcatatatcaTTAGGagaatgatattaatttcggaTTCATTGGGAAAATATATTGGAAGACAGTCTTATATACGTACATGCGCGCACGCatatcatttattacaaacaaatgtaataatgttacaTGACATACTATGATAAAAAGTATCTAAAATGTGCTTATATGTAAGTGAATTGTAAGCTCGTTGATAATCACAATCTAATGACTCTTTGGGTTTTGTTACTTATAGATGAATACTGCATGTTGTTTTACAATCTACGAAAGTATGCGTTATCGATACATGTCATAGTACACGTTATCGTCATCATCTTCACGGTGCTTTGCTTCATGATGATGCGAAATTATCTTGTAAATTGTATGCGTatgtttcacattttttacGCTATAAGGAACGTGTATTACCACCTTTTtcctgaaacaaaaaaaaatgttgcaaggttttttttcgaaattttcccaaatgtttcatatatttgttatcttatattgttaatacTCATTTTCGAGTCTTACTTAGATTCGGTCGATTGATGCAACAGCGCAAGACTTATTAGGAACAAAGTGCTGTACTGCAACAAACATAAATATCagtgcattattattattattatcatgtatagtattttaattatcttatgaaTAGAGATTTTTGgcgaaataaaagtaaacttagaaatatcacataaaaactaaatattgaattaaaaatgacaaaattaataataaatatttgtcaattaaatttcattaaaatcagttttaaaaaGTGTCAATTTTAAGCAAATTatgaaagtaaattttaaattaaatattgaatttaattgaaatttaaatatatatatgataatataactgaaaaaaaaaaagaacatctTACCAAGAACTTGTTCATTGTGAAAAACTCGACTCGTTTCTCGAAGCACTCCGATCGAGAGATTACTTTCTGTACATCGCACAGCTACAAAACGAAGGTTTATATAGTGCAAGCAGCAACTAACGGGAGGGAGATGCATAAAGTATTCCGCGAAACTCCGCCCAGCATGCACTCAACACACTATCACTTATGATTACTGTTCTAGAATACTGCAGGCATCCTTTTGCACTGGATTTTCAtctgaaaaacatttttcacgcCGATATATGGCAAACCTAGAAACATAAAATTCATCTTTGAACGTATTATCtgcgttaaataataatactcaaatagtatatttattcacggagaaaattttatattaaaaattactgtgGTATGTAATAACTGTGGACCATTAGGAATCATTCTAAATAGAAAAGTGCTACGTAAAACTATATcaatttacgtaatttttacagttttacatagcaCTTTAACTTAGAGTGATCCCTAATGGTCCACagttactaaaattatttatttttgacatcaACGTttctagtaaaaaaaaaaaaaaaaaaaaaaatgtaatttcttcACATCATGTGtttttatctacaaattttTTCCACCTTGTTTCGCGAGCCTTCGCAAACTGCAATTTAGTAGAGAAATGGATATCGAAGATAACGTATTGGTCCTTTTGAATCATAGCACTTTGAGGACGCAAATCGTTTCATCTAATTAAATGATATGACGCGTACGCGAATTAAAGTGAATTAAAAGTGAAATCTCGGCGTAGCGTTGGAAAGCATCGTAAGAAATGCCACCTACACGCGTGTGCATCGATACATCGCGTTTCTGCGATTAGCAATTTTTATCCAGCACCAATTCCGGCcgaggaaaaagaagaaatggaCGAGAAGTTCGCCGCGGCGTGACCACCTCGGCTATCGTGATCGGTGTAATCGACGTCGGCCACATTGATTTCACGGTCATATTAATCCCGAACGGTTGAAAAACCGATTGATGCAAGGGTCATAATCGTATTGTTTGGAAAGTACGGCATGTTTATCTCCCTTGcgtcttacttttttttttcctctcttctctcgaTCCTATCGACATGCTCAATGTCTCTTAAGcatgtttagtacctatttttaaaaatataggaatttaataaaatttgcacagattgttctgatacatgttcagagacttataaaaaaacctagagttgattcactgaagcaatcaaaagttataaggattttaatttgcgatgaatttacccgtcgatattattattgatataattattttgtggatctaattataagtaaaagtattaatataattataaatataattatttatataaataagtataaatataattatttctgtcctttttagcccttaaattgatacgatgacagattttctatcttataaaaaacctgtgatcatgttgatttaagagctaaaatagatagaaataataataggaatttattcaaaatttgcaaaagtatagtttaaatatagaggaaatatttgatcacataatcttggtcaagtactgactagtttaaaagatattgaatataattttctcaatttcgtcctattatccgagatgacatattatttattgtgaaaacgtgacaatatagcattcagctgagccttcttttgacattttaaataatctatcttttcatctggAGAAGCCTCTAtttacaaacgtgtaagcgagaagcgactaggcctcatatgtcaatttgcaatttgaccaatttatgaaaaattaccatgctaccacatttctttcttctcggaaaaatgacaaattattaaatttatcaaagaaatagttaaaaatcttttatattttgtcattattcactattataatttttattctgacatttcaaattattctgtacgagtaaattcttttatttttataattcaaattttgtgctgtaatgttgaaatcgaagTATCgttaatgataaaagtttctcattatagtTTAAGAAACgcgaaaattctccgaaaaaaagtttctaaatacatttctacactctagctataaataaataataagattttatgcaatttttataataatcagatattaagatatatgagaaaagaatatattcgtcaatttcgactacgttttgctccgattgtaggtgctaaacatccttaatcgATGCAATTATCTATCGCGAAATCTATGTTATTCCCTTCTCCTTTTTTGTtgttcaaatttatttctttttatatgagatttgaaaatttcttaatacttGTCACATCTCTGATAAGTATTTCGTATCATTATATTGACGTtagagtaaatttataaaaaatatttctttgtttacaaagagaagataaatttgtataaaattttcgtttgattagcttttaaataagatgtaataattaacgtttaaactaaatttaaataaaatttaataattaatctacacTGAATATCCTGAATTTTGTATCAGTTTtctttctgtaaaatattttcgttttcactaatATTATTCCATTTCTTTCCAAATCGctaattttttctcgcttaCTTTCAATGTGaagatattaacaaaaatgcttatatttaacgttaaaacctttattataaatgtatctaAAACCTACATCAAAACTTTCTAATACTGCACATTATCTTGAGTGAATTCCTAATTGCagtttaataacaataatagccGCATCTTTTATTCGTATTACTTTCCCATTCGTCATGAAATATGTAACTTACATCGATGGAGaacaattagaaattaaaacaaacaaatgtgaaatattatttattttttaaattaacaaaataaacaattgGCGAAGTAGATAGAAATACATACATCATCCCCAGGAATCTATTACCTTATGtacaacatttaaaaatagtatttttgtgttaagaacacttttttatatgtagataattaaatacatacatataaatgactCTCATATAACAACTATgactatatatatctttcgtaTCGAAAAAAAACTCATTGACACTATATGTGTCAAGGAGTTTTTATATTGtgtcaataatatatgtatattgtgtcAAATTTTACTCACACAAATCAGTGAAAAATATCGAGTAGAAAACGGCTAGAGCAACTAGAGTCTTATCCTTCATTCaactgcaaataaaatttatataattttaattataattgtatggccatgctatttaatttattggtGAGAAAAAGCTCAAGTTCGTTTCATTCAATCGAGGGATTTACAGAGATAAAAAGAATGGCAATAATCTTAAGGTTGGCCTGTGTTACATAGGTAGAAAAGCGGTGAGgtaaataatgtatacaattatctaacaataacattcttttttatcatatgcaaacattaattgtatttttattacacatgtTATCAATCCtaattttttcgttttaaGTTTCACAACACATTTAACGTCATTTCGGATGCAGATGCAATTATTTGCAACATATGTATAAGTGCATTTGatacttcattttttataaattatcttaatcaATCAATCAGTTGTTATGCAGGATATagacacacatataatatatacatacatatatacacattcatACATGTAAATACGCGTGCAGACAACTTTTGCGACTAACGATTTTTGCGTAAAACATAAATGGTGAAAAATCGTTTGGAGAATATAATTGCATCTGCGTTACAGTCACGTTCACGATGACGAACGCGCGTAAACGCATAAGAACGCAAACGGTCGATCGTGcctaaagaaagagaagcaCGCGagttaacataaataaaagcatCAGGTGGTGGTCGACTTTGTTTTCGAAGTGGctctgaaaaattttgatttcctTGTGACTGTCGTTCTCTTGGTCGTACTACTAGTCGTCGGCTTCTGCGTTGTGACCGTCTT of Anoplolepis gracilipes chromosome 8, ASM4749672v1, whole genome shotgun sequence contains these proteins:
- the LOC140668841 gene encoding uncharacterized protein codes for the protein MAILSSANRKRRLITDNRVRDRYCIRTYIMKIFIGLFIILSNEALNGGNAGKEHVHFKIHVPQIIKHHIHTKTVFVHIHKPKKSKIKEEVPTKTYHKETHQDWSSWNAYDYHDNDNNLSKDHNGIHKEEPQKQKENPFFQDPKDSYMPMSQHHNKPDHLKGKYGDMIGYSYPPQYAVHENVKETDDNNIDMPYMHTYEEGYRKGGESARGHIYTGDVTKFYDGKHEEGDHSIDEEYKNESTEKTHAGRYFIDDNEYHHDNDKYKNNTKITQEITILYIHTHCAESMCQGFKRGDNGGM